The stretch of DNA ttattattgattatttgatcattattcataaattttttattgatttaattattgttgaatacgGTGAGAaagagtataaaagcacgaagggtgatgttattccatttttattatttatactatcattgtcctggtaagaaagagtgtaaaagcatgaagggtattGCCGtttcattttcagagagtgtaaaagcacaaagggtgatgtcgtgccaaaagagagttaaagcacagACGGTGATGTCgttccaattattattatttatttatcaatttatgggataaatgagagtaaaaacacgaaggttggtaccgtgccatttttattttatccgttgctcattttattgttgaggaatTAATTGGTTGCTAAGTTATAATTCTCCTGCCgaaattattatatcaacccccttcgcatgttccctcccaaatttataaagtgttatttaATGTATTATTGTTTCTTCGTATTTGTGtatacttgtacatgttgtttacgtatgtgtcctgtcatagcctcgtcactacttcattgaggttaggctcgacatttacggagtacatggggtcagttttaTTCATACTACACTCGGCACCTCTTGTGCAgtttttggagttggtcccagtggtgtaccatagacttgctcggattcagctacccggaggaaacttgaggtataactacacaacgttcgcagttttgaagtcctcttctatcttatcttagttgtgtattatctttcaaacaacttgaattttattcagacctttatttgtatcattctagtagctcatgcacttgtgacaccagattcggggatgtattttgatgattcggtagttatggtcttccgcactttatttcagtaattgacttccgtttaatttaaattattttaaaatatttaatattattctaacgttggcttgcctagcaagtaaaatattaggcgccataaCGGTCCCGaagatgggaatttcgggtcatgacacttaggtttccagttctgagaggcAAAGAATGGTTTGATCTCGTTCCACCAAAAGCtgatcccgttcagaagtaagtcCTTCCTTCTCACGAATTAACATTtcaaggccctcagaagcaagaaagttggcctacaaaacaagaagagGTAAAACTTAAAATACATTCATTCAAAAGTAGGAGAAATAATAGAGGAAGAAAGAAACGTACCGCCGCGGCATTATGCATAACATTGTTCAACATACACTCTCtcgagagtgtctgaatcttttcccaatccTTATCTGAAGCCAAAGGATGCAGATAGTTAGTAAGCTCCAGCGACCGGGAAAGCAGATTGCACccagtagagaccgaaagagtaacattcctcTTCCTCTGAGGATCTTTAGAAGGGgaagcataattttgccccaaattcctatgaactggggactgtggaagaggaacgccttcttcatggtcagatgCGGCCGCTGGAGATGAtgttgctggtggaagagtgaATGAAGACGGAAGTGatatagcagttgctggtgttggagAAGGTGGGGATGAAGCTGATGGGGTAGAAGAATGAGAAACAGTTGCGTCAAAAGCAGCAGTGGATGTTGGGTGCTCACCAACCGAAGACGGCATGGACCTGGTACTCTGCCTCGCAGTACCGAGCACAACAATTGGGGCCCTAGAACAGGAGTTGgtattatctaccaaatcaaattctccccaaagtgccgaaaCATCATCCTCGGTTAGTATGACTgtctcaacaggttgagcatcccGTTGAGATGATAAGGATCGTCGCCTTCTATGAAGAGAAGCTCCATCATCACtagcttcatcatcatcatcaatcatcatggTGTCTATGACCAGCCCGAAAGGAAGACCAGGCATCATCGCCATCGGAGATAGCTCGGGGACATCAGTCTTTGCCCGCTTATTTTTCACCCCGGCCACGGAGGAATGTCTTCTCTTCGGTTTCTTATCTTCTAGACGGGAACTCCGTGAAGATGTGGTTGCACCCGAAACAGGACCAGAGATATCTGTTCGAGTGAGATATTCCTGAAGCACTgtatcagcaggatcagccaaaacatcttcctcggggacagcaacagagcccacaggtagacctaatttcctAAACAAGTGAGAAGGGTTCAATCGATATGCAAAGCATAGAAAGGTGAAAGCGAGGTAAGTtcaaattaccatgatttttggccttccactcgTATTTCGGGGCCAGTTATTTCCACAAGCGAGTTTTGAGCGTTGTGACGTCCAAAATTTTCTGAACCCACCAGTCTCAGCCTTTCACCACTGGTGGGACCTATCGAGTTACTGAAACATACGAAGAATGAAAATACGGCCATAGAAGAATATTTAATTAAAGAAGGAATACTAGAgatcttacgagtgcggttccaagcggccAGAAATGATAAAGTCGTTGTTGGAATGATACTGCTAGTGGCAATCGCGGCGAACCATTCCGTCCACTCGTGGTAACTATCATCATCTATGCTAGTCAACAAAGCATGGTGACCTCGTTTATAGAGATTTATCATACTCCCTCCCCCCCTCGGAAAATCTTGGgggagtagagattcatcatatgagctaatgTTAGCTCTTCTCCAGTTTCTTGGCACAAGCATCGAAAGCAAGCAACCGACGTCCTCCACAGAGAAGGACTTACATGTGCCAAACACACCTGATAGCGGAGGCAAAATTTTACAATCACGGAATCaaactctccactcaaagaaaacacACCCAAAGTAAAGAGATATGTGCAAAAGTACGTAAAACCTTCCCTAGGAAGGTTCGCTCGCTCCGATAGATCGGAAGCGATGATATTCAATTTATGACAATgacaatcttccttcacaatgggaatactggaaggacggatggaagaagggtacctactaacagcccatgtatGAGGGTTAGCAGAAGATAATTTCTCCTCAAAATCCTTTGTGGTATTGAGTCTTTTTGGTATGATGGAGTCTACGGTTGGAGCGATAAAGTCGTCGATTTTATTTTTGCCTTTTGAAGAACCAGTACGTTTTTAGGAGGAAGCCATCTAAAAAGAGAAAGGGTTTTTTtttgttgaagaaaatgaagACTCGGTAGGCGAAATAAGATGAAGAAAGTTGTAATACAAGGGGGAAgttgatacgtataagtaaagttttggcggctaaatcCTTGGCTAAGATTATCTCGATAACCGACAAAAGGCATGCTAAATCATGGGAAGACGCGCGTTTGGggtattaaatgcggagagacggcGTCTAATAAACCATCAGTGGCCTTCAAAAAGAATTATAGTAATTCACGCCAAcagagtatttctaccaacttcctagtaacacaaagttatgtcaccggaaagcagggggactatctgtattaggtaaaatatgttatggcaCATGGCCACCCAAGAAggggacacgtggaacctaagCCGGGAAGGACGAAAGACCGGACCCAACTATTCTATGTGTCACCGAAAAAGATAACTTTCATAAAGACATTGAATACTCTGCacccggtagcattcaatgagGAATATTCCACATCATTAAGAGTAACAGACTGTTATAGAGAATTTGGTATTTATGTTCATcgttacgtcttcatcaatgctcttcataattgacattaaagaagggcacgaccctAGTACCTTCTTtatagctataaataataagCTCATTGATCATTGTAAGGGATACAAATTTTCTGATAAAACTTACACtgtattctatacaaagctcaatataattttattaacttactttttgatctcatcattgttttGCCCGGACGCTTTGCTCCCGGAACTGTCATTtctgctatttcatctacatttcaaggctaagtattttatatttctataattgttatattatttcaggatcaaatcaattcacttgtctagaaatcacgtataaatttaactgtaccgttttacgagtaaacaatagtataaatatgtaaattttattcttAAGAAATCAGTTTCTCAATTATTGCAACAAATTTTAGATTTAAGGGAAACGTTGTCTTCTCTCtattatctatatatatatatatatagcacctaatttttgaccgagtgagcacctaattttttaccgttcGTGAATTTTTCCCCACTCATCTCCCAATACCTAACTTGCCACTTCCCCACTCCCACTCCCacttttatcactcatgtccccCACTCACATCCCCACAATCCCCCTTCATCACCTGCGCATACACACTCACGTATCACTTgctccccaatatatatatatatatatatattggtttcCCACTCGGTGTGTAGTACATGGACCATCGAGGTCCGTTTAAATCGGAATTTGGGTCGAGAAGTGGCACATTAGAGGGCAAAGTGCTTGTTGGTTACTATATGGTATATTACAATTCAAGAACCTTAGGCATTTCACCCGATTttaaaaatacaaattaaatattatatattttaaaaaagaaaaaattagagCTTCCTACTTCTGCTAGGTAAACGAGTCTACGAATTCTAAAAGCCTTCAAATTCCATTAGGTTTTTTCTTCTAAAATTCTCCAAAAGACCTACGGATTTCTCTAAGGGTTTTTTTATCTCTTCCTCTTAATATTAGTTTCAGTATTACTATTTTGCTAATGGATTCCGATCATAATATTTATTATGATATATATTCGGAGacggaggaggaggaggaagttTTTAGTGATGTTGACACCAATGATGAACTCGTAGAGTACTCCCATTAACATAACAAGAAAAATTATAGAATATTAAATGCTACAGATATTCGCCAACTCATAAACGATGATATTTTGAAAATGCAACCATTCATTCGGTTGAAAAAGATGTTGCTTTAGCTCTTCTACGACACTATAATTGGAGTATTTCTATAGCTAATGATGAATGGTTTGCGAACGAAGCCAAGGTTCGCAAAGCTATTGGAATGTTATCTAAAAAGAATCCGAAAACTCTTGTAAAAAAAGAACGTCTTCGGATTCTTATCGTTTGACTTGTGGCATTTATTTTGAGGAATCTCTTTTTCTGCTTGTAAACATCCTTTTGTGAGAAATGTTGGGAATATTACATTAGTACGTCAATAAATGATCGTGGTCCTAGATGTCTTGTGTTATGTTGTCGTGAACCATTGTGTAAAATCATGGTAGGTGAAAGTATGATTAATAAGTTAGCCTTAGAAAAAGATAGATTGAAGTATTATGATTATTTACTTTGTTACGCGATTAAAGGAGCTCACTTAACTCGAGGATCGCAGAGTTGATTCAGGAGAAATTCGAGAAATCAACTGTAAGGATGAGTGCAGagaagaaggaagaagaagagaggaagAGTATAACAGGAATTGTATTAGTATTCATGCATGTACTTTGTGTAATACATTGTATTTATATCTATTACATTGAATGAAAAATCAAGAGCTTCAGCTAACGGAAGTTAGTTATTGTAACAAACTCCAGGTAACTCTAACTACTTTTTGAATTCCTAACTAACTATAATAGCGGACTTAATTTGCCTCTTTTTCTAGATTATATTCCCTTTCTAATAATCGTGTATAAGTACTCCCCTCCAATAGAAGATCCTTGTCCACAAGGATCAAATTAGGGAAATTTTATCTGCAATACAGTAACCAGCTCCCACGTAGCTGCATCAGCAGGCATACCATGCCATTTAATCAGAACTTGTGCCACACCTTTGTTGCCTCTTTTGATCACTCTTCTTTATAAAACAAGCTCAAGGTCAGGGCAATAAGGACTTGCTAGGTCAATGCCAGGAGGATAACAAATTTAGGAGGGAACTTCATAACATTGTTTTAACAAGGACACATGAACTGTGGGGTGAATCCTTACACCAGCAGGTAACAAAAGAGTACAGGCAACTGGACCAATCCTTTTGATGATTTGAAAGGGCCCATAATACTTGACAGCCAGCTTGTGAGATAAATGATGTGAAATTTCTACTTGCTTGTAGGGCTGAACCTTCAAATAAACCCAGTCTCCCACTGCAAATTGCCTATCACTTCTATGAGAATCTGCCTGTTGCTTCATTCTGAGTTGTGCCCTTCTCAAATGATGCTTGAGCAGCTGGATTTTTAGTTCCATATTGATTAGTGTGTTGTCGACTTCAACAAATACTGATTCCCTGGAAGATAGGGCAAATGTAATGGTGGAGGtctaccatacaatgcctcatagggagtAGTATGTATAGCTGAGTGGAAGGAAGTGTTGTACCAATATTCAACCATAGGCAAGCATGAATACCAATTAGTAGTATCCTTATTGTAGTACTACCTTAAGTATGTCTTAAGGATCCTGTTCAGCACCTCAGTTTGGCCATCAAACTGAGGATGATATGTTGAAGAAGTGTGCCATTGTACCCCTTGCAGAGTGAAGAGTTCTTGCCAGAAAGAACTCAAGAAAACAACATCTTTGTCACTAATGATGGCATCAAGCATCCCATGTAGTTTTACTGATAAAGGCTATAGGGCACCCTTCTTGCATAAGCACTACTCATATTCCATAGCCACTTGCATCAGTCTCGACAGTAAATATTTTGTTAGCATCAAGTAAAGTCAGAACATGTGCAGTAGTGAGAGCTTTCTTCAGTTCTGCAAAGGTTGCATTATCTGTAGGTGACCACTTGAAGTTATTCTTTTTAGTTAGTTAAGTTAAAGGCTTGCAGATGACCTAAAGCCTTTAATAAATCTCCTGTAGTAGCCTGCCAAATCTAGGAATCCTCTTAGCTGTTTGAGTGTAGTTGGAGTAGGCCAGTTTTGCACACCTTCTATCATGTGGGGGTCAGTAGATACACCTTCTGTTGTAATGAAGTGACCTAGGTATTCAATCCTATGAACTCTAAAGAAATACTTGCTCTTTATGGAAAAGAGCTGGCGTTTGTTCATCTCTACAAATACAGTTCTTAAGTGCACCAAATAATCCTCCATGTTACTGCTGTAGATAAGTATATCATCAAAGAAAACCAACATCTGCTTTCTAAGGAACTTATAAAAGATGGAATTCATCAATCCTTGAAAGGTATAAGGAGCATTTGAAAGGCCAAATGGCATCACTAAATACTCAAAATGTCCAGAATCAGTCTTGAATGCAGTTTTAGGTATATCCTCCTTTGCCATCCTAAGTTGATAATAGCCAGATCTTAGGTCTATTTTAGAAAAGACCTTTGACCCTCCTAATTCATCAAGAAAGTATTTCACAATAGGGATTGAAAATTTGTTCTTGACTGTGTATTTATTTACGTCCCTATAATACACACAAAGCCTCTAGGTTCCATCTTGTTTCCCTACTAGAACCACTGGAGATGCAAAGGGACTACAGCTGGGTTGAATGATCCCTTGATCTAGCATCTGTTGTATCAACCCCTCAATGATATCCTTCTTATTTGAAGGGTATCTATAGGGTCATTTATTTATAGGTTCAGTACCAGCTTGCAACACAATCATGTGATCAAACACACGTCTAGAAGGTGGAAATTCAGTAGGCTCCTCAAACAAGCCGAAATACTTAGATAACAATTGCACTAATCTAGCATCTGTTTCTGGTTCTTCCTTAGATTTAATGCATGCCACTATTCTTCAGTATTTCCCATTGATACTATTTGAATTATACATAGTTGTGAAATGTTATCTGTGTGCTTGGCTAATTTGTCAGCTTCTTAAACCTTGATCTAGCTTCCAGCACCTCTGAGGAGATATTTCCTTCCTTTGTACCAGAATTCCATAGTCAACTTTCTAAAGTTCATTTTGATGTCTCCAAGTGTTAGCAACTATTGCACTCCAAGTACTACTACACAAGAGCCTAAGGGCAGTAGTAAGAGCTTTGCTAAAAACTCAGCTCCTTGTAGCAACCAAGTGATAGTACACATCTTGTCCACCATCATGTTTCCATTAGCAACATCCACTATTTGAGGGTGAGTATACCTGATCTTATATCCCAGGTGTTTGACCAAGTCAGGATCAATGAAGTTGTGGGAACTACCAGTATCAATCAGAATGCTCAAGGCCTTCTTAGCATGGTAACCAATCACTTTCAACGTTCTGTAACCCAAGGAGCCATTCAAGCCATTAATGGAAATCTCCATTTTTTTAACAGATTGATATGGATCTGGGGCATTGAAACTATCATCTTGCAACAATAGTTCTTGTTCTTACCCTGTATCTTgtatttcttctatttcttccaaTGCTAATATGTAAATCTGTTTGAAATTTCTGCATCTATGCCCAGGTACATACTTCTCATTGCAAAAGTAGAACAATCTCTTTGCCCTTTTGTCATTCATTTCATCTAAACTCAATGTTCTCCTACGGACACCATTAGTATAAGATGAACTACTGAAGGTAGGAGTAGGTAATAATAGTTTACTAGTAGTTCCTGGCCCAACATATCTCTTGACTGGGGGTCCTGATGCATAGGAAGTTTGTTTGGTTGCATCTAGGTGAACCTCCTGCATGCTGGCTGTCCTGTACACCCATGACAATGTGGTTGGGTTGGTGAGCTTGACTGCAATATTGAGCTCATATTTCAAACGTCCAATGAAGCAGCTAATTGTATTTTCTTGGGATAATCTCACCCTATTCAGATTCTTCTCAAAAACAGCTTGATATTCCTTCACACTactaatttgtttgatctttttgaTTTCTTCCATCGGATTATCAAAATCAGCCCCAAATATATCGACCAATGCCATGACATACTCATTCCAAGTAGCATGTTGTAGGTACTACCGGTACCTCGTGAAAGAAAGGTGCCATTGTATAGCTTCACCTTCCAACTGTAATACAGCTACTTCAACTTTTTCTTCAGCAGCTACCTTTTCCATAGAGAAGAATTGTTCGATTTTGAACAATCATGATCTCATATATTCACCATTAAACCGTAAGAACTCCATTCTAgaccacctagaaaaattggaaTAGTGATGATTGCAGCTCGTAGGGTTTCTCTCTTGATGAAACCTCCCTTCAGAAGGTTTACCTTCATCTGGTAATGGCGATTTGTCCTTCTGGAATTCCCTTGAATTAGTCATTTGTTCCTTCAACTCAAGGATTGTCCTATCCAACTACTTCAGATGCAAAACTTCACCGGATAAAGCCCCTACATCAGCTATCAATTTCTGCATCAATTCACGTATGTCACCTGATTCTTCAGTTGAATTGTCAGTCGATCGTGTGCCTTTTGCCATGATTCCAAGGATCGATGGATCCGATACCAATGTTATGCGATTGCAGGAGCTCACTTAACTTGAGGATTGCAGAGTTGATTCAGGAGAAATTCGAGAAATCAACTGTAAGGATGAGTGCAGagaagaaggaagaagaagaaaggaagagtaGAATAGaaattgtattattattcatgcCTGTAATTTGTGTAATATATTGTATTTATATCTATTACATTGAATGAAAAATCAAGAGCTTCCCTAACATATTCCTTCAGCTAACAGATTCCTTCGGCTAACGAAAGTTAGTTATTGTAACAAACTCCAACTAACTCTAACTACTTTTTGAATTCCTAACTAACTGTGATAGCTGACTTAATTTGTCTCTTTTTCTGGATTCTATTTCCTTTCTAATAATCGTGTATCATGTCCTTCCCCTGGATGTGAATATGCGGCGGAATTTGAAATTGGAAGTGAAAGTTATGATGTGGTTTGTGATTGTTCAAATAGTTTCTATTGGAATTGCTTGGACGAAATCATCGCCCGATTAATTGTGAGACTATTGCTAAGTGGAGAATTAGAAACTCAACGAAATCTGAAAATATGAAttgtgttttgattgttactAAGAAGTGTCCTAAATATAAGAACGCTATTCAGAAAAATGAGGGATGTATGCTTGTAGGTGTGGTTATCAATTTTTTTGGCTTTGTTTAAAAAAAAAGGGTCCTTGTATTGATAGTTGTAATCGTTATGAGGAAAAAAAGGAGGTAAAGGAAGCCAAAAAATTAGTACAAAGATACACACATTACTTTGAGATATGGGCATCTAATGAGAAGTCAAGACAAAAGGCTTTTAAAGATTTAAATGAGATGAGAGATGAAGGTTTGAAGGAGCTAAGTGAATTACACAATTTACCTGAGACTGAATTGGGATTCATTATACCAGCTTGGCAACAGATTGTTGAATGTAGAAGAGTTTTGAAATGGACATATGCTTATGGATTTTATTTAGGGGAAAAGGAGAAGACAGAATTCCAAATTTTCGAGTACTTACAAGGGGAAGCTGAGGCAGGTCTAGAGCGACTTCATCATTGTGTAGAGAAAGAATTGTTGGGTCCTCTTGGATATACCAAGAAATTGGATTATACAGAGTACAAGAATTTTGAACTTTTTCGTTCGAAACTTATTGATCTGACTAAGGTTACTGGAAATTACTTTGAGAACTTGGTTACTGCCTTAGGCAATGGGCTGAAAGATGTGAAAAACTCAAAAGAATCCAAGAGGAAAAAGGGTAAGTGACATATGCAATTTGTTAAATGAAGATTTTGATACTAATATTTGTCAAATGTGTTTGGTAGGTTAAGCAAATTTAACCCAACAGATGCAGAGTATAAGAATATTAGATGAACTTAGAAGAAGTATTTTTGTTTTCTTAGTTTAGCTTAAATAGTCCAAAGTTTGGTTTGTCTCCATGTTTTCGTGCACAATTTATTTTCATTAAATTTTATCTGTATTCGGTTCAGTAATCTAAAGCTTGGGTTGTTTCATATCTCAAgcatactttttggtcaaacttgATGGGAGTCTTTGTAGCAACGATAAACAGGGCGGATCCACCCTTTAGGGTGGGGTGGTATGGCACCCACTAGTTTGGTAAaattatcatatatttatgtaaaaaaaaatttaaactagGTTAAATTTTGATCATGCCACCCCTAATCGCAAACTAGACAAAGGTGTCATGGCTGGTAGATCTTTTTGAAAGCTTTTCTCGTATGTAAAATTCAAGTTCGAATTTTCTTGAACCTTGTCAGATTTTCCCTTTTGTGTTGTGCTTTTATTTTCTTTGTTCAAGTCATTTTCCTTTTTGGCTACCTCCCAATTTTCTATTTGTcgtttattatatttttatattttttctccTATTCTATTATTTTATCTGTGATCTAGTAAAAACTCTAAATTAAAAAAGAGCctccaaaatttaaaatttccaTAAAATAAGCATTTCTCTTAATCTcaaatcttttaatttttttctttgaaaatcgaAAAACTTGGATCTTGATGGAAATTTTGGATTGggatcaaattaatttttataatttcttttttttattataaCATAAAAAATTGTGCTATTCTATGGTTGTTAAATACAATTTGAATCTTTTTGCTATTAAATTATGATGAATATTTTGCAAGCATTGTCTACAAAAATatgagatttatgatttaaatttttGGGATCTTGTAGCTTATCTAATTCTACATTTACTTATTCTTATTGGTGAAATTTTCTTATTGAAGATGTTATTTTACTTGtgcaaatttatttttagtatacaaAAAAAGATATAATTTTCTAGCAAAAATATTGATTTTATTTGTGTTATTAATAATAAAggtgtgatttcttctttaaaatGCTAATTACATTTGCTTCTTGATGTCTGAGATGTAATTTTCATACtacaataacatacccagtgaAACCCCACAAGTCGAGTCTGGGAAAGAGATGTAATTTTCATATTTACAAATAAAAAATGCTTGTTAAATTGCCTGaataaactaaaaaaaatgaACCAAAGAAACGTTCCGAACAAACTCTATATTAGTCATTACAAGGCATACATTAAAGAAAATTGTGGTACCCGCCACCTTTAAATCATTGATCCGCCTCTGACGATAAAATTGTCTCTGTGTAAGTAACCACTAATGCTTCCATTAAGTAgtttgtctacatcacaccctttgGATGTTGTTTTTTCTAATTTAAAGCTCAttgttttttttgtgtttttctttttggttaaactatttttttttatataaccaAGTATATCAA from Nicotiana tomentosiformis chromosome 11, ASM39032v3, whole genome shotgun sequence encodes:
- the LOC104101977 gene encoding probable E3 ubiquitin-protein ligase ARI7 isoform X2 codes for the protein MYACRCGYQFFWLCLKKKGPCIDSCNRYEEKKEVKEAKKLVQRYTHYFEIWASNEKSRQKAFKDLNEMRDEGLKELSELHNLPETELGFIIPAWQQIVECRRVLKWTYAYGFYLGEKEKTEFQIFEYLQGEAEAGLERLHHCVEKELLGPLGYTKKLDYTEYKNFELFRSKLIDLTKVTGNYFENLVTALGNGLKDVKNSKESKRKKAHM
- the LOC104101977 gene encoding probable E3 ubiquitin-protein ligase ARI7 isoform X1, giving the protein MYACRCGYQFFWLCLKKKGPCIDSCNRYEEKKEVKEAKKLVQRYTHYFEIWASNEKSRQKAFKDLNEMRDEGLKELSELHNLPETELGFIIPAWQQIVECRRVLKWTYAYGFYLGEKEKTEFQIFEYLQGEAEAGLERLHHCVEKELLGPLGYTKKLDYTEYKNFELFRSKLIDLTKVTGNYFENLVTALGNGLKDVKNSKESKRKKVCFKEFCCESINTRGFIIWKVFDSLNYVFSGN